In Fusobacterium periodonticum ATCC 33693, the following are encoded in one genomic region:
- a CDS encoding sodium-dependent transporter yields the protein MDNSERKFQSKLGFILTCVGSAVGMANIWAFPYRVGKYGGAVFLLIYFMFIALFSYVGLSAEYLIGRRAGTGTLGSYEYAWNEKGKGKLGYTLAYIPLLGSMSIAIGYAIISAWVLRTFGAAVTGKILEVDTAQFFGEAVQGNFVILPWHVAVIVITLLTLFAGASSIEKTNKIMMPAFFVLFFILAVRVAFLPGAIEGYKYLFVPDWSYLFNVETWVNAMGQAFFSLSITGSGMIVCGAYLDKKEDIVNGALQTGIFDTLAAMIAAFVVIPASYAFGYPAGAGPSLMFMTIPAVFKQMPFGHVLAILFFISVVFAAVSSLQNMFEVVGESIITRFKMSRKTVIFLLAIISLVIGIFIEPENKVGPWMDVVTIYIIPFGAVLGAISWYWILKKESYMEEINEGSKVKRSEIYYTVGRYIYVPLVLVVFVLGLIYHGIG from the coding sequence GGACAATTCGGAAAGAAAATTTCAGTCGAAACTAGGTTTTATATTAACTTGTGTAGGTTCTGCCGTTGGTATGGCTAATATCTGGGCTTTCCCATATAGAGTTGGAAAGTACGGAGGAGCTGTATTTTTACTAATATATTTTATGTTTATTGCTTTATTTTCTTATGTTGGTTTGTCTGCTGAATATTTAATTGGAAGAAGAGCTGGAACAGGAACTTTAGGTTCTTATGAATATGCTTGGAATGAAAAAGGAAAAGGTAAATTAGGTTATACTTTGGCTTATATTCCTCTTTTAGGATCTATGAGTATAGCTATTGGATATGCTATCATATCTGCTTGGGTTTTAAGAACTTTTGGAGCAGCAGTTACAGGAAAGATATTAGAAGTTGATACAGCTCAATTCTTTGGTGAAGCTGTTCAAGGAAACTTTGTAATACTTCCTTGGCACGTAGCCGTAATTGTTATAACTCTACTTACACTTTTTGCTGGAGCTTCAAGTATAGAAAAAACTAACAAAATCATGATGCCTGCTTTCTTCGTACTATTTTTCATATTAGCAGTAAGAGTTGCATTTTTACCAGGAGCTATTGAAGGTTACAAATATTTATTCGTACCTGATTGGTCTTATCTATTTAATGTTGAAACTTGGGTTAATGCCATGGGACAAGCTTTCTTCTCACTTTCTATAACTGGTAGTGGAATGATAGTTTGTGGTGCATACCTTGATAAAAAAGAAGACATAGTAAATGGTGCTTTACAAACTGGTATCTTTGATACATTAGCTGCTATGATAGCTGCTTTCGTTGTAATTCCTGCATCGTATGCATTTGGATACCCTGCAGGTGCTGGACCATCTCTAATGTTTATGACTATCCCAGCTGTATTCAAACAAATGCCATTTGGACATGTACTAGCTATACTATTCTTCATATCTGTTGTATTTGCTGCTGTAAGTTCATTACAAAACATGTTTGAAGTTGTTGGTGAATCAATAATAACAAGATTTAAAATGTCAAGAAAAACTGTTATTTTCTTGCTTGCTATAATATCTCTTGTTATAGGAATATTCATTGAACCAGAAAATAAAGTTGGACCTTGGATGGATGTTGTTACTATATACATAATTCCATTTGGAGCAGTACTTGGAGCAATTTCTTGGTATTGGATACTTAAAAAAGAATCTTATATGGAAGAAATTAATGAAGGAAGTAAAGTTAAACGTTCAGAAATATACTATACTGTTGGAAGATATATTTATGTACCATTAGTTCTAGTAGTATTTGTACTTGGACTTATATATCATGGAATTGGATAA